The following proteins come from a genomic window of Streptomyces liliiviolaceus:
- a CDS encoding FtsX-like permease family protein, whose amino-acid sequence MRGTGGEVSGTGRRRTFTRRDAGPPVVAPWIRTRLRAAPGATVALALLVLATVCLAASFPRAVDRYEDAGLRRAVADATALRTSVQLSAPPPSLGATQQERESVLRPASVRERYRSILKVVERPLVADAGRSAYGVRTTKSLESPEKWLPRPTGLPAHMTLVAQNGLADHSRLREGRLPRADGTVTASTPELEAAVTTETAESLHIEVGAVIHVPAVERAPLAVRVTGIVAPRDREGAYWATQPVLRTPSLVRLPAQGAEPSIYWLGALLLAPDAAPALLGTPGAPARYWQLAPSPAALTASELPRLASAIAALESGPGLLKVRALTDPEADASTDLDDVLASYAGLRSGIRPLVAVAAFGSATVAAVVLLMAGGLTTDRRRGELALLRARGVSLLGLTARLFAETAVVAVPAAALGLAAALLAVPYGRLSYAVWTAAAVALVACAMLPVRAWITHRAVRVHGAREDLASVRPSRRRTVAELTLLVLASASVFALRSRGTSGGSAGAAGSGDPADLDGSAAGSGDQLVALAPVLIGVIAALLLVRLYPLPLRWLARPAGRLRGAVGHLSLARAGRTSVSTVLPLLALLTALTTAAFGGSVLAGVADARDRAALLSLGADARVEVMGALPADLPEQLRSASGVREVTPLSIGYQARPGTGAETVSLTGVEPEGYARLARSTHLGAFPAGELTAPADAKPSKSAKPPKSSGSSGSSGSSGSSGSSGSSKEGASSESPLPALASPAVAERFGTQPFPVRLEDGSDITVRITVVRELTPAVSGTDFLVVDRAGLGAVAARPTALLLTGDRMDADALRKAAGSAADVRLRTDERARYVDSPLQSGAERVYAVAVAAASGYAVLALLLALVRAAPERSALLARLRTMGLTRGQGRRLLVLEALPQALLAAVGGALTGWAAVRLLAPGVDLTAVALATPGDSPPPGTAALHTDPASLLLPALAVLLVATGIAAAQAWWTGRRGSVRELRAGDAR is encoded by the coding sequence ATGAGGGGTACGGGCGGAGAGGTGAGTGGGACGGGCCGCCGCCGGACCTTCACGCGTCGGGATGCCGGACCCCCCGTCGTCGCCCCCTGGATCCGTACCCGGCTGCGCGCCGCGCCCGGCGCCACCGTCGCCCTCGCCCTGCTGGTGCTGGCGACCGTCTGCCTGGCCGCGTCCTTCCCACGGGCCGTCGACCGCTACGAGGACGCGGGTCTGCGCCGGGCGGTCGCCGACGCGACGGCCCTCAGGACCTCCGTGCAGCTGTCGGCCCCGCCGCCCTCCCTCGGCGCCACACAGCAGGAACGCGAGTCGGTCCTGCGGCCGGCCTCGGTGCGCGAGCGGTACCGGAGCATCCTGAAGGTGGTCGAGCGCCCGCTGGTCGCCGACGCCGGCCGGTCCGCGTACGGCGTGCGCACCACCAAATCCCTCGAATCGCCGGAGAAGTGGCTGCCGCGGCCGACCGGACTGCCCGCGCACATGACCCTCGTCGCGCAGAACGGCCTCGCCGACCACTCCCGGCTGCGCGAGGGCCGACTCCCGCGCGCCGACGGCACGGTGACCGCCTCGACACCGGAACTGGAGGCCGCGGTCACCACGGAGACCGCCGAGAGCCTCCACATCGAGGTCGGTGCGGTGATCCACGTCCCCGCCGTCGAACGCGCCCCGCTCGCCGTACGCGTCACCGGCATCGTCGCCCCCCGCGACCGCGAAGGCGCCTACTGGGCGACCCAGCCCGTCCTGCGCACCCCCTCCCTCGTACGGCTGCCCGCCCAGGGCGCCGAGCCGAGCATCTACTGGCTCGGCGCGCTCCTCCTGGCCCCGGACGCCGCGCCGGCCCTCCTCGGCACCCCCGGCGCCCCCGCCCGCTACTGGCAGCTGGCCCCCTCCCCCGCCGCCCTGACCGCGAGCGAACTGCCCCGGCTGGCGAGCGCGATCGCCGCGCTGGAGTCCGGCCCCGGGCTGCTGAAGGTGCGCGCGCTCACGGATCCGGAGGCCGACGCGAGTACCGACCTCGACGACGTCCTCGCCTCGTACGCCGGACTCCGCTCCGGCATCCGCCCCCTGGTCGCCGTTGCCGCCTTCGGCAGCGCCACGGTCGCGGCCGTCGTGCTGCTCATGGCCGGCGGCCTCACCACCGACCGCCGCCGCGGCGAACTCGCCCTGCTGCGCGCCCGGGGCGTCTCCCTGCTCGGCCTGACGGCCCGGCTGTTCGCCGAGACGGCGGTGGTCGCCGTACCGGCCGCCGCGCTCGGCCTCGCCGCCGCCCTGCTCGCCGTCCCGTACGGCCGCCTGTCGTACGCCGTCTGGACCGCCGCCGCGGTCGCGCTCGTCGCCTGCGCCATGCTGCCCGTGCGCGCCTGGATCACCCACCGTGCCGTACGCGTCCACGGCGCCCGCGAGGACCTCGCGTCCGTACGCCCTTCGCGTCGCCGTACGGTCGCCGAACTCACCCTGCTGGTCCTGGCGTCGGCGTCGGTGTTCGCGCTGCGGAGCCGGGGCACGTCGGGCGGTTCCGCCGGCGCGGCGGGCTCGGGCGACCCGGCGGACCTGGACGGTTCCGCCGCCGGCTCCGGTGATCAACTCGTCGCGCTGGCACCGGTCCTGATCGGGGTGATCGCCGCGCTCCTGCTGGTCCGGCTCTATCCGCTGCCGCTGCGCTGGCTGGCCCGTCCCGCGGGCCGGCTGCGCGGTGCGGTCGGGCATCTCTCCCTGGCCCGCGCGGGCCGCACCTCCGTCTCCACGGTGCTGCCCCTGCTCGCCCTGCTGACGGCCCTCACCACGGCCGCGTTCGGCGGGTCCGTCCTCGCGGGCGTCGCGGACGCACGGGACCGGGCGGCCCTGCTGAGCCTCGGGGCCGACGCCCGCGTGGAGGTGATGGGCGCACTCCCCGCCGACCTGCCTGAACAGCTCCGCTCGGCGTCCGGCGTACGCGAGGTGACCCCGCTGAGCATCGGCTACCAGGCCAGGCCCGGGACCGGCGCGGAGACGGTGTCCCTGACCGGCGTGGAGCCCGAGGGATACGCTCGGCTGGCGCGGAGCACACACCTCGGGGCCTTCCCGGCGGGCGAGCTGACGGCACCGGCGGACGCGAAGCCCTCGAAGTCTGCGAAGCCTCCGAAGTCCTCGGGGTCCTCGGGGTCCTCGGGGTCCTCGGGGTCCTCGGGGTCCTCGGGGTCCTCGAAGGAGGGTGCGTCGAGCGAGTCCCCGCTGCCCGCCCTCGCCTCCCCCGCCGTCGCCGAGCGGTTCGGCACGCAGCCCTTCCCGGTGCGCCTGGAGGACGGCAGCGACATCACCGTCCGCATCACCGTGGTGCGCGAACTGACCCCGGCCGTCTCGGGAACCGACTTCCTCGTCGTGGACCGCGCCGGCCTCGGCGCCGTCGCCGCACGGCCGACGGCCCTCCTGCTGACCGGGGACCGGATGGACGCGGACGCCCTGCGCAAGGCCGCGGGAAGCGCCGCGGACGTACGCCTGCGGACCGACGAACGCGCGCGGTACGTCGACTCCCCTCTCCAGTCCGGCGCCGAACGCGTCTACGCGGTGGCGGTCGCCGCCGCCTCCGGATACGCCGTACTCGCGCTGCTGCTCGCCCTCGTACGCGCCGCTCCCGAACGCTCCGCCCTGCTCGCCCGGTTGCGCACCATGGGCCTCACCCGCGGCCAGGGCCGACGGCTGCTCGTGCTCGAAGCGCTGCCGCAGGCCCTGCTCGCCGCGGTGGGCGGGGCCCTGACGGGCTGGGCGGCGGTCCGCCTCCTGGCACCCGGCGTCGACCTGACCGCCGTGGCCCTCGCCACCCCCGGCGACAGCCCTCCCCCCGGCACCGCCGCACTGCACACCGACCCTGCGTCCCTGCTCCTGCCCGCGCTCGCCGTGCTCCTGGTCGCCACGGGCATCGCCGCGGCCCAGGCGTGGTGGACCGGACGCCGGGGTTCGGTCAGGGAACTGCGGGCGGGGGACGCCCGATGA
- a CDS encoding FtsX-like permease family protein yields MRAHRLLLAAALLTVVLTTAVLATLTAYSGAIGDAALRHSLLDTPATSTDEGDKAAKADVQGAAATTLVVKADVPAEERKAADRAVRDGAERTFDGLPVTLRTLSRSGPYALPRSLQEPAARSKDPDLTHFAALDASQVRTVEGRAPRAPGDLADGPEIEVALPETAARRLAVEPGTRLTLVDRFDGPEVRILVTGLYRPVRVTSPYWQLDDLHGRGVSKVDFTTYGPLLADPSVLAATGDERRVSSGPTAWLASADFSALTTGRIDALREAATTGPGALRKSPALHGTTAITTSLPEELERVERSLLVSRSTLLIVALQLALLAGYTLLLVARLLSVERAGETRLLRARGASRGRVAALAALEASLLALPAAVCAPLLAGPLTRLLAGQGALSRIGLRLDTSAAAGAVWATAAAVALGCALAVTVPALTAREETAAGGRARSLPAPVRAGADIGLLVVAAVAYWQLSRQTSGAVGSTGAGRSEAAPTDTLGIDPLLVAAPALALLAGTVLTLRIMPPVARLAERRAAGGRGLPTALAGWQFSRRPMRGAGPVLLLVLAVAMGMLAIGQGASWNRSQDDQADFLAGTSVRVLAGGEDGLSRAGLYADLDGVRGAAPAMRTSLPLSGNRTAAVLALDTEGAGADSGDESGDGSGDRSGSGEAAALLLRGDLADEPAGRLLAGIGPGRAGSAGVTLPKDSTRLELELRIRASAQPSAPGSAAYRSRMTADVTVTLEDRYGTPYRMSAGDLPADGKAHRLTVQLAQAGQAQSDRAAEPLSLTGAQLDMSQPTGRAEEHRLSVEQLTATTSDGTRRKLSAPPSWQVTSQNNQTTADPKAGNTPTGPDVESERPLAVTYGTGYIPRETPWETSSVTIRLRPERPAAPEVEAVATDDFLKAAGARKGERLDVPFGGSAVPVRIVASVRALPTTEGAEGSDATRSSGGALLVDLRSVNRVLEERYGESVAPTEWWLRTEPGAEARVAAQLRERPDVEPSQVVVRDEIAERLRDDPFGAGPEAAFAAASVVAAALAAVGFAVSTAGSLRERSAEFALLRALGAPRRQLARLVAAEQGVLVALALVVGVALGAVLTRAVVPLIVLTSRATRPVPEVLVELPLARVAFLLAGLVVAPLIVTAVLVLRRGDSASSLRSLRVLHEQGGE; encoded by the coding sequence GTGCGAGCGCATCGTTTGCTGCTGGCCGCTGCGCTGCTCACGGTCGTGCTGACGACGGCCGTCCTGGCGACCCTGACCGCGTACTCGGGTGCGATCGGCGACGCGGCACTGCGGCACTCGCTCCTCGACACCCCGGCGACCTCGACGGACGAGGGGGACAAGGCGGCCAAGGCGGATGTACAGGGCGCCGCGGCCACGACGCTGGTCGTCAAGGCCGATGTCCCCGCGGAGGAGCGCAAGGCCGCCGACCGGGCCGTACGGGACGGGGCCGAGCGCACCTTCGACGGGCTGCCCGTGACGCTGCGGACGCTGTCCCGGTCCGGGCCCTACGCCCTGCCGAGGTCCCTCCAGGAGCCCGCCGCCCGCTCGAAGGACCCGGATCTCACCCACTTCGCGGCGCTGGACGCTTCCCAGGTCCGGACGGTCGAGGGACGCGCGCCCCGGGCCCCGGGCGACCTCGCCGACGGCCCCGAGATCGAGGTGGCCCTTCCCGAGACCGCCGCCCGCCGGCTGGCGGTCGAACCGGGCACGCGGCTGACCCTCGTCGACCGTTTCGACGGCCCGGAGGTACGGATCCTGGTGACCGGTCTCTACCGGCCCGTGCGCGTCACCTCGCCCTACTGGCAACTGGACGACCTGCACGGACGCGGGGTCAGCAAGGTCGACTTCACGACGTACGGGCCGCTGCTGGCGGACCCGTCGGTGCTCGCGGCCACCGGGGACGAGCGACGGGTCAGCTCCGGGCCGACCGCCTGGCTGGCGTCCGCCGACTTCTCGGCGCTGACGACCGGTCGGATCGACGCCCTGAGGGAGGCGGCCACCACCGGGCCCGGTGCCCTGCGCAAGTCGCCCGCGCTGCACGGCACCACGGCCATCACGACCTCGCTGCCGGAGGAACTGGAGCGGGTCGAGCGGTCGTTGCTCGTCTCCCGTTCGACGCTGCTGATCGTCGCGCTCCAGCTCGCCCTGCTCGCCGGTTACACGCTGTTGCTCGTGGCCCGGCTGCTGAGCGTCGAACGGGCCGGTGAGACACGGCTGTTGCGGGCGCGCGGTGCCTCGCGCGGACGGGTGGCCGCACTCGCCGCGCTGGAGGCCTCGCTCCTCGCCCTGCCGGCCGCCGTCTGCGCGCCGCTGCTCGCCGGGCCGTTGACGCGGCTGCTGGCCGGGCAGGGGGCGCTGTCGCGGATCGGGCTGCGCCTGGACACCTCGGCCGCGGCCGGCGCGGTGTGGGCGACGGCGGCCGCGGTCGCCCTGGGATGCGCGCTGGCGGTGACCGTACCCGCGCTCACCGCGCGCGAGGAGACCGCGGCAGGCGGCCGGGCCCGCTCGCTGCCGGCGCCCGTACGGGCCGGTGCGGACATCGGCCTGCTGGTCGTCGCGGCCGTCGCGTACTGGCAGTTGAGCCGGCAGACCTCCGGCGCCGTCGGCTCCACCGGCGCCGGCCGGTCGGAGGCGGCGCCCACGGACACGCTCGGCATCGACCCCCTGCTGGTCGCCGCTCCCGCGCTGGCCCTGCTGGCCGGGACGGTCCTCACCCTGCGCATCATGCCGCCCGTGGCCCGTCTCGCCGAGCGGCGCGCGGCCGGTGGCCGCGGGCTCCCGACGGCGCTCGCGGGCTGGCAGTTCAGCCGTCGTCCGATGCGCGGCGCGGGACCGGTCCTGCTGCTCGTCCTCGCCGTCGCCATGGGCATGCTCGCGATCGGCCAGGGCGCGTCGTGGAACCGCTCGCAGGACGACCAGGCGGACTTCCTGGCCGGCACGTCCGTACGGGTCCTGGCGGGCGGCGAGGACGGCCTGTCCCGGGCCGGGCTCTACGCGGACCTCGACGGCGTGCGCGGGGCGGCGCCCGCGATGCGTACGTCGCTGCCGCTGTCCGGCAACCGGACGGCCGCGGTGCTGGCGCTGGACACGGAGGGTGCCGGGGCGGACTCCGGCGACGAATCCGGTGACGGTTCCGGTGACCGCTCCGGGAGCGGAGAGGCTGCCGCCTTGCTGCTGCGCGGGGACCTGGCGGACGAGCCCGCCGGGCGGCTGCTGGCGGGGATCGGCCCCGGCCGGGCGGGATCGGCGGGCGTGACCCTGCCGAAGGACAGCACGCGGCTGGAACTGGAACTGCGCATCCGGGCGAGCGCACAGCCCTCGGCGCCCGGCTCGGCGGCGTACCGCTCCAGGATGACGGCGGACGTGACCGTGACGCTGGAGGACCGCTACGGCACCCCGTACCGCATGTCCGCCGGCGACCTCCCCGCCGACGGAAAGGCGCACCGCCTCACCGTGCAGCTGGCACAGGCCGGGCAGGCGCAGTCCGACCGGGCCGCCGAACCGCTCTCGCTGACCGGGGCGCAGCTCGACATGTCCCAGCCGACCGGGCGCGCGGAGGAACACCGGCTGTCCGTCGAGCAGTTGACGGCCACGACGTCCGACGGGACGCGGCGGAAGCTGTCGGCGCCCCCGTCCTGGCAGGTGACGTCGCAGAACAACCAGACCACCGCGGACCCCAAGGCGGGCAACACCCCGACGGGCCCGGACGTGGAGTCCGAGCGCCCGCTGGCCGTGACCTACGGAACCGGCTACATCCCCCGGGAGACCCCCTGGGAGACCTCGTCGGTGACGATCCGGCTGCGACCGGAACGGCCCGCCGCGCCCGAGGTCGAGGCCGTCGCCACCGACGACTTCCTGAAGGCCGCGGGCGCGCGGAAGGGGGAACGGCTCGACGTCCCCTTCGGCGGCTCGGCCGTCCCGGTACGGATCGTGGCGAGCGTCCGCGCACTGCCGACCACGGAGGGCGCGGAGGGCTCCGACGCCACGCGGAGCTCCGGCGGGGCGCTGCTGGTCGATCTGCGTTCCGTGAACCGGGTGCTGGAGGAGCGGTACGGGGAGAGCGTCGCGCCCACCGAGTGGTGGCTGCGCACCGAGCCGGGCGCCGAGGCGCGGGTGGCGGCCCAGTTGCGCGAACGGCCCGACGTCGAGCCGTCGCAGGTCGTCGTGCGCGACGAGATCGCTGAGCGGCTGCGGGACGATCCGTTCGGGGCGGGGCCGGAGGCGGCGTTCGCCGCGGCCTCCGTGGTCGCCGCCGCGCTGGCCGCGGTCGGCTTCGCGGTGAGCACGGCGGGCTCGCTGCGGGAGCGGAGCGCCGAGTTCGCGCTGCTCCGCGCGCTGGGAGCGCCGCGCCGCCAGCTGGCCCGGCTGGTCGCGGCCGAGCAGGGGGTCCTGGTGGCGCTGGCCCTGGTGGTGGGGGTGGCGCTGGGAGCGGTACTGACCCGGGCGGTCGTTCCGCTGATCGTCCTGACGTCCCGGGCCACCCGGCCGGTCCCGGAGGTACTGGTGGAACTGCCCCTCGCCCGCGTCGCGTTCCTGCTGGCGGGCCTGGTGGTCGCGCCGCTGATCGTGACCGCCGTGCTGGTGCTGCGGCGGGGCGACTCGGCCTCGTCGCTCCGGTCGTTGCGTGTGCTGCACGAACAGGGAGGTGAGTGA
- a CDS encoding globin encodes MDGVKEIRRGTLQEQTFYEQVGGEETFRRLVHRFYEGVAEDPLLRPMYPEEDLGPAEERFTLFLIQYWGGPTTYSENRGHPRLRMRHAPFAVDRAAHDAWLKHMRVAVDELGLSEEHEHTLWNYLTYAAASMVNTEG; translated from the coding sequence ATGGACGGTGTGAAAGAGATTCGGCGCGGCACGCTTCAGGAGCAGACCTTCTACGAGCAGGTCGGCGGCGAGGAGACCTTCCGGCGCCTGGTGCACCGGTTCTACGAGGGTGTCGCCGAGGACCCGCTGCTGCGGCCCATGTACCCCGAGGAGGACCTGGGCCCGGCCGAGGAGCGCTTCACGCTGTTCCTGATCCAGTACTGGGGCGGTCCGACCACGTACAGCGAGAACCGCGGGCATCCCCGGCTGCGGATGCGGCACGCGCCCTTCGCGGTCGACCGGGCGGCGCACGACGCCTGGCTGAAGCACATGCGGGTCGCCGTCGACGAGCTCGGCCTCTCCGAGGAGCACGAGCACACGCTGTGGAACTACCTGACGTACGCGGCGGCTTCGATGGTGAACACCGAGGGCTGA
- a CDS encoding methyltransferase domain-containing protein, which translates to MSAYAVDHGLDDLAATARAALVREIDASGAWDADPVWRAAFAAVPRHLFVPYYYVGAGGPQGGYERRWGEDPSVRRREEWLRGAYADTPLATRLRDGELLSSSSQPSLMAKMLAELAVRDGDAVLEIGAGTGYNAALLSYRLGDELVTTVDLDPEITESARRHLAAAGRRPAVVTGDGARGCPERAPFDRVVATCALDTIPRPWLAQCRPGARILAPFATGLIALRVRDAGHAEGRFLHTAAYFVPLRGGTRAEREAPDVHLAGLPRRARGDELLRFLLTLTAGGLTSDQAHALWEHEAWPARERYGITVDGDRAWAWLDDPAGPYTWPLP; encoded by the coding sequence ATGAGCGCGTACGCGGTCGACCACGGGCTCGACGACCTCGCCGCCACGGCGCGGGCGGCGCTGGTGCGCGAGATCGACGCGAGCGGGGCCTGGGACGCCGACCCGGTCTGGCGGGCGGCCTTCGCGGCCGTCCCGCGCCACCTGTTCGTGCCGTACTACTACGTGGGGGCGGGTGGCCCGCAGGGCGGCTACGAGCGCAGATGGGGCGAGGACCCCAGCGTGCGCCGACGCGAGGAGTGGCTGCGCGGGGCGTACGCGGACACCCCGCTGGCCACGCGCCTGCGCGACGGCGAGCTGCTGTCGTCCAGCAGCCAGCCGTCCCTGATGGCGAAGATGCTGGCCGAGCTGGCGGTACGGGACGGGGACGCGGTCCTGGAGATCGGCGCGGGCACCGGCTACAACGCCGCGCTGCTCTCGTACCGGCTGGGCGACGAGCTGGTCACCACGGTCGACCTGGATCCGGAGATCACGGAGTCCGCCCGGCGGCACCTGGCCGCCGCGGGCCGCCGCCCGGCCGTCGTCACCGGCGACGGGGCACGCGGCTGCCCGGAGCGGGCCCCCTTCGACCGTGTCGTCGCCACCTGCGCGCTGGACACGATCCCGCGGCCCTGGCTCGCCCAGTGCCGCCCCGGTGCCCGGATCCTCGCCCCGTTCGCCACCGGCCTGATCGCCCTGCGGGTACGCGACGCCGGGCACGCCGAAGGCCGCTTCCTGCACACGGCCGCCTACTTCGTGCCCCTGCGCGGCGGCACCCGGGCCGAGCGAGAGGCCCCGGACGTGCACCTCGCCGGCCTGCCGCGCCGGGCCAGGGGGGACGAGCTGCTGCGCTTCCTGCTGACCCTGACGGCGGGCGGCCTCACCTCGGACCAGGCGCACGCGCTGTGGGAGCACGAGGCCTGGCCGGCCCGCGAGCGGTACGGGATCACGGTCGACGGCGACCGCGCGTGGGCGTGGCTGGACGACCCCGCGGGGCCGTACACCTGGCCGCTGCCGTGA
- a CDS encoding FHA domain-containing protein, with amino-acid sequence MPTCPNGHQSGSDDWCEVCGHRMAGAVPPPPPPPPPAAGYGYPPPGAQPPPGQGGRPHLSAVPDPAPEAELCPQCRTPREGGAPFCEECRWNFLTNTATSYTPAAPRPPGPGPGGPGPGGPGAGGPGAGPGGQNPALRFQQQPPPGQSGPTHGGFDYQGSRPSQMNRPAEPIPPYGEDPSGFPGDPSRPVPPPPGPGGTSPGGPGGYGGPGPGGQGGYGGPGGPGGPNGPGGPNGPGGQGGPGGPQGFQQPGQSGPPGQSSPPSYQQETAYPPETGRPPAPGGPSFGGGADDWVISPPSPGSPGGPPAPGGPGGPGGPPGPGGGYGYPQAGSTQAPAGYQQQPQPPQQSLSWSITIGPDREYFMAMMQRSGPEAAGLNLPAYSPEQQRPLSGNQITIGRRRHSTGDTPDIDLSVPPEDPGVSHQHAVLVQQPDNSWAVVDQNSTNGTTVNGAEDPIQPFVPVPLLDGDRVHVGAWTTITIRRG; translated from the coding sequence ATGCCGACCTGCCCGAACGGACACCAGTCGGGTTCCGACGACTGGTGCGAGGTCTGCGGTCACCGCATGGCCGGTGCCGTGCCCCCGCCACCTCCGCCGCCGCCCCCGGCGGCCGGTTACGGCTATCCGCCGCCCGGTGCGCAGCCGCCGCCCGGTCAGGGCGGCCGGCCGCACCTGTCCGCGGTGCCCGACCCGGCGCCCGAGGCGGAGCTGTGCCCGCAGTGCCGCACCCCGCGCGAGGGCGGGGCGCCGTTCTGCGAGGAGTGCCGGTGGAACTTCCTGACGAACACCGCGACCTCGTACACCCCGGCCGCGCCGCGTCCCCCGGGGCCGGGTCCCGGCGGTCCGGGTCCCGGTGGGCCCGGTGCCGGCGGCCCGGGTGCGGGTCCCGGCGGGCAGAACCCGGCGCTCCGCTTCCAGCAGCAGCCGCCTCCCGGGCAGTCAGGACCGACCCACGGCGGCTTCGACTACCAGGGCTCCCGGCCCTCGCAGATGAACCGGCCCGCGGAGCCGATCCCGCCCTACGGCGAGGACCCCTCGGGGTTCCCCGGTGATCCCTCACGACCGGTACCGCCGCCGCCCGGCCCCGGGGGCACCAGCCCCGGCGGACCTGGCGGGTACGGCGGGCCCGGCCCCGGTGGGCAGGGCGGTTACGGCGGTCCGGGCGGCCCCGGCGGCCCGAACGGACCCGGTGGCCCGAACGGTCCCGGGGGCCAGGGCGGTCCCGGTGGTCCCCAGGGGTTCCAGCAGCCCGGGCAGTCCGGTCCTCCCGGCCAGTCCAGTCCGCCCTCGTATCAGCAGGAGACCGCGTATCCGCCGGAGACAGGGCGTCCGCCGGCGCCGGGCGGTCCGTCCTTCGGGGGCGGCGCGGACGACTGGGTGATCTCACCGCCGTCGCCCGGCAGCCCCGGCGGCCCGCCCGCACCCGGTGGCCCCGGTGGTCCTGGTGGTCCGCCCGGACCCGGTGGCGGCTACGGCTACCCGCAGGCCGGCTCGACGCAGGCGCCCGCCGGGTACCAGCAGCAGCCGCAACCGCCACAGCAGTCGCTGTCGTGGAGCATCACGATCGGGCCCGACCGTGAGTACTTCATGGCGATGATGCAGCGCTCGGGACCGGAGGCCGCGGGGCTGAACCTGCCCGCGTACTCGCCGGAACAGCAGCGTCCGCTCAGCGGCAACCAGATCACGATCGGCCGCCGCCGCCACTCCACGGGCGACACCCCGGACATCGATCTGTCGGTGCCGCCGGAGGACCCGGGCGTCTCGCACCAGCACGCGGTGCTCGTGCAGCAGCCGGACAACAGCTGGGCGGTCGTCGACCAGAACTCCACCAACGGCACCACGGTCAACGGCGCAGAGGACCCGATCCAGCCGTTCGTCCCCGTCCCGCTCCTGGACGGCGACCGGGTGCACGTGGGCGCCTGGACGACGATCACGATCCGGCGGGGCTAG
- a CDS encoding vWA domain-containing protein, which yields MANFSKSNVPQFSVEVYQNEYLPEGGREVNAIVTVTSTGGGTVGSAVAAPHLYTPGQSPDAAVAIMVDCSGSMDYPPTKMRGARDATAAAIDALRDGVHFAVIGGTHVAKEVYPGNGELAVADPQTREQAKQSLRKLSAGGGTAIGTWLKLADRLLSSADVTIRHGIVLTDGRNEHESPEDLKAALDACAGRFTADARGVGTDWEVKEVTGIASALLGTADIVADPAGLSADFTQMMETAMGKEVADVALRLWTPVDTSIKFVKQVAPTVEPLTDRRTEAGPRAGDYPTGSWGDESRDYHVCVEVPEAGLGQEMLAARVSLVIPHGDGTAQTLGAQGLVRAVWTDDMTASTSINPQVAHYTGQAELAQVIQQGLDARKAGDADGATAKLGRAVQLASASGNADTAKLLAKVVDVVDAAAGTVRLKAKVAEADEMTLETRSTKTVRVKK from the coding sequence ATGGCCAATTTCTCGAAGTCGAACGTGCCGCAGTTCTCGGTGGAGGTCTACCAGAACGAGTACCTGCCGGAGGGCGGCCGCGAGGTCAACGCGATCGTGACGGTCACCTCCACCGGCGGCGGCACGGTCGGGAGTGCCGTCGCGGCACCCCATCTGTACACACCGGGACAGAGCCCGGACGCGGCCGTGGCGATCATGGTCGACTGTTCCGGGTCCATGGACTACCCGCCGACCAAGATGCGCGGCGCCAGGGACGCGACGGCCGCCGCGATCGACGCCCTGCGGGACGGCGTGCACTTCGCGGTGATCGGCGGGACGCACGTGGCCAAGGAGGTCTACCCGGGCAACGGCGAGCTGGCCGTCGCCGACCCGCAGACCCGTGAGCAGGCGAAGCAGTCGCTGCGCAAGCTCAGCGCGGGCGGCGGCACCGCGATCGGCACCTGGCTGAAGCTGGCCGACCGGCTGCTGTCCTCGGCGGACGTCACCATCCGGCACGGCATCGTGCTCACCGACGGCCGCAACGAACACGAGTCGCCCGAGGATCTCAAGGCCGCCCTGGACGCCTGCGCCGGGCGTTTCACCGCGGACGCCCGGGGCGTGGGCACGGACTGGGAAGTGAAAGAAGTCACGGGCATCGCGTCCGCGCTGCTCGGCACCGCCGACATCGTGGCCGATCCGGCGGGCCTGTCCGCCGACTTCACGCAGATGATGGAGACGGCCATGGGCAAGGAGGTCGCGGACGTGGCGCTGCGGCTGTGGACCCCGGTCGACACCTCCATCAAGTTCGTCAAGCAGGTCGCGCCGACGGTCGAGCCGCTGACCGACCGCCGCACCGAGGCGGGCCCGCGCGCCGGGGACTACCCCACGGGCTCCTGGGGCGACGAGTCCCGCGACTACCACGTGTGTGTGGAGGTGCCCGAGGCCGGCCTCGGGCAGGAGATGCTGGCCGCCCGGGTCTCCCTGGTGATCCCGCACGGCGACGGCACCGCCCAGACCCTGGGCGCGCAGGGGCTCGTACGGGCCGTGTGGACGGACGACATGACGGCGTCCACGTCGATCAATCCGCAGGTCGCGCACTACACGGGTCAGGCGGAACTGGCGCAAGTCATCCAACAGGGCCTGGATGCGCGCAAAGCGGGAGATGCCGACGGGGCAACGGCGAAACTGGGCCGCGCGGTTCAGCTCGCGAGCGCGTCCGGAAACGCGGATACGGCGAAACTGCTTGCGAAGGTGGTGGACGTGGTCGATGCCGCGGCGGGTACTGTGCGATTGAAGGCGAAGGTCGCGGAGGCCGACGAGATGACTCTCGAAACACGGTCCACAAAGACTGTTCGTGTAAAGAAGTAG